From one bacterium Scap17 genomic stretch:
- a CDS encoding DsbA family oxidoreductase: MQDKLKIDIVSDVVCPWCIIGYKRLESAIQSLGLEDKVEIEWQPFELNPGMPAHGENLRAHSERKYGTTPKGSVEARQNLANLAAEEGLVFNYFDDMRMVNTFELHVLLEYAAEQGMQHDLMMQFFADFFALQKDMSDRAVMADSLAAVGLDATESLAQLDDAEAREQVVQHENYWKQMGISSVPTFVFNRRSALSGAQPKEVFEQVLSELMAEQS, from the coding sequence ATGCAAGACAAGCTCAAGATCGACATCGTCTCCGATGTGGTGTGCCCGTGGTGCATCATTGGCTACAAGCGCCTCGAGAGCGCCATTCAGTCACTGGGTCTGGAAGACAAGGTCGAGATCGAATGGCAGCCCTTCGAGCTGAACCCGGGCATGCCGGCCCATGGCGAGAACCTGCGCGCGCACTCTGAACGCAAGTACGGCACCACGCCCAAGGGCAGTGTCGAGGCGCGCCAGAACCTCGCCAACCTGGCGGCGGAGGAAGGGTTGGTCTTCAACTACTTCGACGACATGCGCATGGTCAATACCTTCGAGCTGCACGTGCTGCTCGAGTATGCCGCCGAGCAAGGCATGCAGCATGACCTGATGATGCAGTTCTTCGCGGACTTCTTCGCACTGCAGAAGGATATGTCGGACCGCGCCGTGATGGCGGACTCGCTGGCTGCGGTCGGGCTGGATGCCACGGAAAGTCTCGCGCAACTCGATGACGCCGAGGCACGTGAGCAGGTCGTCCAGCATGAGAACTACTGGAAGCAGATGGGGATCTCCAGCGTGCCGACCTTCGTCTTCAACCGCCGCAGTGCCCTGAGCGGTGCTCAGCCCAAGGAAGTGTTCGAGCAGGTGCTGAGCG
- a CDS encoding O-antigen ligase family protein — MRGGFTNTINFGDICMLMGLMCLAGLGWAMSQAGARRRYWLLALLIGGAFGIIGSLMSGTRGAWIGFPFAAWVLYRSYGEMISRRVLWLGVFMCAGVIALMVMTQATGVQQRVEAGVSDVTKYVEDRNACTSAGARLEMWRGAVLMIAEQPWLGRGETGYTEARDAMIEQGELSRHVQEYSHPHNEFLDAWVKRGILGLLALLALYLVPLRLFYRRLDCDDLTLRSLAVAGVLLPLTFLDFGMTWVMFSQASGVMIYAYWLAIVWGTLRAHERRLEAAPPAACDKAQAKYG, encoded by the coding sequence GTGCGGGGGGGCTTCACCAATACCATCAACTTCGGCGATATCTGCATGTTGATGGGGCTGATGTGTCTGGCAGGCCTTGGCTGGGCAATGAGTCAGGCGGGAGCTCGGCGGCGCTATTGGTTGCTGGCGCTGCTGATTGGCGGTGCGTTCGGCATCATCGGCTCCTTGATGTCGGGGACGCGCGGCGCTTGGATCGGCTTCCCGTTTGCCGCCTGGGTGCTGTATCGCAGTTATGGTGAGATGATCTCGCGGCGTGTGCTGTGGTTGGGCGTCTTCATGTGTGCCGGGGTGATCGCCTTGATGGTGATGACACAGGCGACCGGCGTTCAGCAACGTGTCGAAGCCGGTGTCTCGGATGTCACGAAGTACGTGGAAGACCGCAATGCCTGCACCTCGGCGGGGGCGCGCCTCGAGATGTGGCGGGGCGCCGTGCTGATGATTGCCGAGCAGCCGTGGCTAGGCAGAGGCGAGACAGGCTACACCGAGGCGCGTGATGCGATGATCGAGCAGGGCGAGCTGAGTCGCCATGTGCAGGAGTATTCGCATCCCCATAACGAGTTTCTCGATGCGTGGGTCAAGCGTGGGATCTTGGGGCTGCTTGCGTTGCTGGCCCTCTATCTGGTGCCGCTACGCCTCTTCTATCGCCGTCTGGACTGTGACGACCTGACATTGCGCTCACTGGCTGTCGCCGGGGTACTGCTGCCGCTGACCTTCCTCGATTTCGGCATGACCTGGGTGATGTTCTCCCAGGCCAGCGGCGTGATGATCTACGCCTACTGGTTGGCGATCGTCTGGGGCACGTTGCGCGCCCATGAGCGTCGCCTTGAGGCAGCGCCGCCCGCCGCTTGTGATAAAGCCCAAGCCAAGTATGGCTGA